Proteins from a single region of Azospira inquinata:
- a CDS encoding pilus assembly PilX family protein, whose product MSKFPPKSTASGQFPAKHQQQGVVLFFALISLVILTLAGLAIMRSVDTATLIAGNIAFRQSAAQAGDYGVEDARTWLMNRNTSELSQNNGGGAYNWYWANWQDTFDPHVYDWNNAAFTMNDTYAGNTVSYVIHRMCQYAGDYTDPNTYCLTAQLSATPGNSNRVSGYGGSAAVNASVAPYYRITVRVSGPRNTQVFVQSVVY is encoded by the coding sequence ATGTCAAAGTTTCCCCCTAAATCAACAGCCTCCGGTCAATTTCCGGCAAAACACCAACAACAGGGGGTGGTGCTGTTTTTCGCCCTCATTTCCCTGGTCATTCTGACCTTGGCGGGATTGGCCATTATGCGTTCCGTAGATACGGCCACCCTCATCGCCGGCAATATCGCTTTCCGGCAAAGTGCCGCCCAGGCCGGAGATTACGGGGTAGAAGATGCCAGAACCTGGTTAATGAACCGGAATACCAGTGAGCTCTCCCAAAATAATGGAGGGGGCGCCTATAACTGGTATTGGGCCAACTGGCAGGATACTTTTGATCCCCATGTTTACGACTGGAATAACGCCGCCTTCACTATGAATGATACTTACGCGGGCAATACAGTTTCCTATGTCATTCACCGCATGTGCCAATATGCGGGGGATTACACAGACCCCAATACCTATTGCCTGACCGCCCAACTGTCTGCCACGCCGGGGAATTCCAACCGGGTTTCCGGCTATGGCGGTAGCGCTGCTGTCAACGCCTCCGTCGCGCCTTACTACCGCATTACGGTAAGGGTTAGTGGCCCCCGTAATACCCAGGTATTTGTCCAGTCGGTCGTTTATTGA
- a CDS encoding energy transducer TonB — MPLPPALQPETGKPSEKPASTPAARPHPDGTSSTSQLAPRPGLLDVHYYPVAETNPQPLVQELVPLEFKDLGQYQEGGKLILDIWISQFGGVDDVTVESSELPPAFLNHVRQAFLGARFSPGYKDGEVVNCVMRIEVNYAELLRLVPVRPISQNAGEHLAPQH; from the coding sequence ATGCCCCTTCCCCCGGCACTACAGCCGGAAACGGGCAAGCCCTCGGAAAAACCAGCTTCCACTCCTGCTGCCCGCCCCCATCCGGATGGGACCTCCAGCACCTCCCAGTTAGCCCCCCGCCCTGGATTGCTGGATGTGCATTACTACCCGGTGGCAGAAACCAATCCTCAACCCCTGGTCCAGGAGCTGGTGCCTTTGGAATTCAAAGATCTGGGCCAATATCAGGAAGGGGGAAAGCTGATCCTGGATATCTGGATTAGCCAATTCGGCGGGGTGGATGATGTGACGGTGGAAAGCAGTGAGTTACCGCCCGCCTTCCTGAACCACGTGCGCCAGGCTTTTCTTGGGGCCCGGTTCTCTCCTGGCTACAAGGATGGGGAGGTAGTGAATTGCGTCATGCGCATTGAGGTCAATTACGCGGAATTGCTACGTCTGGTGCCCGTTCGGCCCATCAGTCAGAATGCGGGGGAGCACCTCGCCCCCCAACATTGA
- the ispH gene encoding 4-hydroxy-3-methylbut-2-enyl diphosphate reductase, protein MEVLLANPRGFCAGVERAIAIVERALARFGAPIYVRHEVVHNRFVVEDLKAKGAVFVDELDQVPAGATVIFSAHGVPKAVRAEAEKRGLTVFDATCPLVTKVHNEVARMHDQGMEVVMIGHQGHPEVEGTMGQNPDGMYLVERAEDVAGLTVKTPERLAYVTQTTLSVDDAATVVGALKARFPAIVGPRKDDICYATQNRQDAVKALASQVELVIVIGSPNSSNSNRLREVAKQCGVPAYMVDEAAGIDGAWLAGKQRVGVTAGASAPEVLVQSVIRRLGELGAASVRDLSGVEEQVVFALPRNLAE, encoded by the coding sequence ATGGAAGTCTTGTTAGCCAATCCCCGGGGATTCTGCGCCGGTGTGGAGCGGGCCATTGCCATTGTGGAACGGGCCCTGGCCCGCTTTGGCGCCCCCATCTATGTGCGTCACGAGGTGGTGCATAACCGCTTTGTGGTGGAGGACCTGAAGGCCAAGGGGGCGGTGTTTGTGGATGAGCTGGACCAGGTGCCCGCTGGCGCCACGGTGATTTTTAGCGCCCATGGGGTGCCCAAGGCAGTGCGGGCCGAGGCGGAAAAGCGGGGCCTGACGGTTTTTGATGCCACCTGCCCCCTGGTGACCAAGGTCCATAACGAAGTGGCCCGGATGCACGACCAGGGCATGGAAGTGGTGATGATTGGCCACCAGGGCCATCCGGAGGTGGAAGGCACCATGGGCCAGAATCCGGACGGCATGTATCTGGTGGAGCGGGCGGAGGATGTGGCCGGACTGACCGTGAAAACCCCGGAGCGGCTGGCCTACGTCACCCAGACCACCCTGTCCGTGGATGACGCCGCCACCGTGGTAGGAGCCCTGAAAGCCCGCTTCCCCGCCATCGTCGGCCCCCGCAAGGACGACATCTGCTATGCCACCCAGAATCGCCAGGACGCGGTGAAGGCCCTGGCTAGCCAAGTGGAGCTGGTCATTGTCATCGGCTCCCCCAACAGCTCCAATTCCAACCGCCTGCGGGAAGTGGCCAAACAATGCGGCGTTCCCGCCTACATGGTGGACGAGGCCGCGGGCATTGATGGTGCCTGGCTGGCGGGCAAACAGCGGGTAGGGGTTACCGCTGGTGCTTCCGCCCCTGAGGTGCTGGTCCAGTCGGTGATCCGACGTTTGGGGGAACTGGGGGCGGCAAGTGTGCGGGATTTGTCCGGGGTGGAAGAACAGGTGGTGTTTGCGCTACCCCGCAATCTGGCGGAGTAG
- the lspA gene encoding signal peptidase II: MPKCACPCKGPAAWYGLALGVIVLDQLSKWWVVENLAYASTRTVTGFFDWVFVFNRGAAFSFLAGADGWQRWFFTALALGVAAWIGVALWKGPRERLLSWSLTLIMGGALGNVIDRLRFGAVVDFIQVHAGSHYWPAFNVADSAITLGAILLAWDQLRKKPVQ, translated from the coding sequence ATGCCTAAGTGCGCCTGCCCCTGCAAAGGCCCGGCTGCCTGGTACGGCCTGGCCCTGGGCGTCATTGTGCTGGACCAGTTGAGCAAGTGGTGGGTGGTGGAAAACCTGGCCTATGCCAGCACCCGCACCGTCACCGGCTTTTTCGACTGGGTGTTCGTCTTCAACCGGGGGGCGGCCTTTAGCTTCCTGGCGGGGGCGGATGGCTGGCAACGCTGGTTTTTCACCGCCCTGGCCCTGGGGGTCGCCGCCTGGATCGGGGTGGCTCTCTGGAAGGGGCCCCGGGAGCGTCTGCTGTCCTGGTCTTTGACCCTGATCATGGGGGGCGCCCTGGGCAATGTGATCGACCGGCTGCGCTTCGGCGCCGTGGTGGATTTCATTCAGGTCCATGCGGGGAGCCACTATTGGCCCGCCTTTAATGTGGCGGATTCCGCCATTACCCTGGGGGCCATTTTGCTGGCCTGGGATCAATTGAGGAAAAAGCCTGTCCAATAG
- a CDS encoding pilus assembly protein yields the protein MCANNVPSGANDTNQQQHMTLFTLGLGVDGYRTYTSDYLSATSGDYYAIKQGTLDWPQVLANNISTVDDLWHAAVNGKGQYFSAKNPTTLSNGLNSALAGVSARLGSGAAAATSNLQPVAGDNYAYIGSYTSVKWYGNLESRSVDVNTGVIAPNANWCVSDITANATTGATACTGQLKGQVGSRNIYFYKANTGNKLATFSYTNLSSTQQCYFNVDPTSSNPCAGKTLSQYPTLSSNAQAASTGTNLVEYLKGSATYEMRDSNPVDQQVFRARDFIFGDVVDSQPVYVKKPYYSYTDPGYSAFKNNSTRVGTVYIGSNDGMLHAFNADNGQERWAYVPSQVMSQMYRLADSNYSSGHHYYVNGSPTVSDICTANCNSDNATWKTILVAPLNGGGFGYYALDVTNPDSPIGLWEVDNTTDPDFGYSYGSPIFTKDASGNWIMLATSGYNNITSVTNGASGRGVLFVMNPMTGSIIRKIATSAGDTTTSSGLAKIAAWTSNPMQNNQASYVYGGDLLGNVWRFDFNGGTATKIAQLTDPSGTAQPITTVPELTTIQDGNGMERTLYFVTGKYLSTADLSNTQTQTVYGFKDLYDINGVLTTPRSTLVKQTIVNSGPNSSGVNIRSVSSTSNTADMSGTDRGWYVDLPESGERGNVDPILVAGSLVIASNVPESSACTTGGHSWFNIFDYKKGATTWVSTYAGNAMIVGFVVLQTSGGLVISPIMSDGSGGANPPAVPWKSANGTVQGFRATWRQLP from the coding sequence GTGTGCGCCAATAATGTACCCAGCGGCGCCAATGACACCAATCAGCAGCAGCACATGACCTTGTTTACCTTAGGGCTAGGGGTGGATGGTTATCGGACCTATACCTCCGACTATCTTTCCGCCACCTCCGGGGATTATTACGCTATTAAACAGGGGACTTTGGATTGGCCCCAGGTTCTGGCCAATAACATTTCCACCGTTGATGATCTTTGGCATGCGGCCGTGAATGGCAAAGGCCAATATTTCAGCGCCAAAAACCCCACTACGCTATCCAATGGTTTGAATAGTGCTCTGGCCGGTGTTTCCGCCCGTCTGGGTTCGGGGGCGGCGGCGGCTACCTCCAATCTCCAGCCGGTTGCAGGAGATAACTACGCTTATATTGGCAGCTATACCAGCGTCAAATGGTATGGCAATTTGGAATCCCGCAGCGTGGACGTTAATACGGGAGTGATCGCCCCCAATGCCAACTGGTGCGTCAGCGACATTACGGCCAATGCCACCACGGGGGCGACCGCCTGTACAGGGCAATTAAAGGGCCAGGTAGGCAGCCGGAATATCTATTTCTATAAGGCGAATACCGGCAATAAACTCGCCACCTTTTCTTATACCAATCTGTCGTCTACCCAGCAGTGCTATTTCAATGTGGATCCCACCAGCAGCAATCCTTGCGCAGGGAAAACCCTTAGCCAATATCCCACCTTATCGTCCAATGCCCAGGCAGCGTCCACCGGCACTAATCTTGTGGAATATCTGAAGGGCAGTGCAACCTATGAGATGCGGGACAGTAACCCGGTGGACCAGCAGGTGTTCCGAGCCCGGGACTTCATTTTCGGGGACGTGGTGGACTCCCAGCCTGTCTATGTGAAAAAGCCCTATTACTCCTATACGGACCCGGGCTATTCTGCCTTCAAAAACAATAGTACTCGGGTCGGAACGGTCTATATCGGCTCCAATGACGGCATGCTCCACGCCTTTAATGCGGACAATGGGCAGGAACGTTGGGCCTATGTGCCCAGTCAGGTCATGAGCCAGATGTACCGGCTGGCCGATTCAAACTACAGTTCCGGCCACCACTACTACGTTAATGGTTCTCCCACGGTAAGCGACATTTGTACGGCCAACTGCAATAGCGACAATGCCACCTGGAAAACCATCCTGGTCGCCCCTCTAAACGGTGGCGGTTTTGGCTATTACGCCCTGGACGTTACCAATCCGGACAGCCCCATAGGCCTGTGGGAAGTGGATAACACCACGGATCCAGACTTTGGTTACAGCTACGGCTCCCCCATCTTTACCAAGGACGCCTCCGGGAACTGGATTATGTTGGCCACCTCCGGTTATAACAACATCACCAGTGTCACCAACGGCGCTTCTGGCCGGGGTGTGCTGTTCGTCATGAACCCCATGACCGGGAGCATCATCCGCAAGATCGCCACTTCCGCCGGGGACACCACCACCTCCAGTGGTTTAGCTAAAATCGCCGCATGGACCAGCAACCCCATGCAGAACAACCAAGCCAGCTACGTCTACGGAGGGGACTTACTGGGCAATGTCTGGCGTTTCGATTTCAACGGAGGCACGGCAACCAAAATTGCCCAGCTGACTGACCCCAGCGGTACGGCCCAACCCATCACCACCGTACCGGAACTCACCACCATCCAGGATGGTAACGGAATGGAGCGCACCCTGTACTTCGTGACGGGCAAGTACCTGAGCACCGCAGATTTGTCCAACACCCAGACCCAGACCGTCTATGGCTTCAAAGACCTGTATGACATCAATGGGGTGCTGACCACCCCCCGTTCCACCCTGGTTAAGCAGACCATCGTCAATAGCGGCCCTAATTCCTCCGGCGTCAATATCCGCTCCGTAAGTAGCACCTCCAACACGGCGGATATGAGCGGCACTGATCGGGGCTGGTATGTGGATTTGCCAGAATCCGGAGAACGGGGCAACGTGGACCCCATTCTGGTGGCTGGTTCCCTGGTAATTGCCTCCAATGTGCCCGAATCCAGCGCCTGCACCACAGGGGGACACAGCTGGTTCAACATCTTCGATTACAAGAAAGGGGCCACCACCTGGGTTTCCACCTATGCGGGCAATGCCATGATCGTGGGCTTCGTGGTTTTGCAAACCTCCGGCGGGCTGGTCATCAGCCCCATCATGTCGGACGGTAGTGGGGGCGCCAATCCTCCTGCGGTGCCGTGGAAATCCGCTAACGGAACGGTGCAAGGCTTCCGGGCAACTTGGCGCCAGCTTCCCTGA
- a CDS encoding FKBP-type peptidyl-prolyl cis-trans isomerase has product MNAETPVTVQADSFLTLHYRVTTGDGTEILNTFEMKPATLQMGSGQLAENLERCLLGLPAGKEVHSFDLPPDTGFGEHNPRLVERIALSAMPAGVELKENALVEFSDSEKGDFAGFIRELTDRYALVDFNHPLAGKQVRFEVQIIGIL; this is encoded by the coding sequence ATGAACGCAGAAACCCCAGTCACGGTACAAGCCGACAGTTTTTTGACCCTCCACTACCGGGTAACTACGGGGGACGGGACGGAAATTCTCAACACCTTCGAGATGAAGCCCGCCACCCTGCAAATGGGCAGTGGCCAGCTGGCGGAAAACCTGGAGCGCTGCCTCCTGGGGCTCCCTGCGGGCAAGGAAGTGCATAGTTTCGACCTGCCGCCGGATACGGGCTTTGGCGAACACAATCCCCGGCTGGTGGAACGCATTGCCTTGTCTGCTATGCCTGCCGGGGTGGAGTTGAAGGAAAACGCCCTGGTGGAATTTTCCGATTCGGAAAAAGGGGATTTCGCCGGCTTCATCCGGGAATTGACGGATCGCTATGCCCTGGTGGATTTCAACCATCCCCTGGCGGGCAAGCAGGTTCGTTTCGAAGTGCAGATCATCGGTATTCTCTAA
- a CDS encoding bifunctional riboflavin kinase/FAD synthetase, translated as MLVLRGVSTPAPGPTVLTIGNFDGVHLGHRTLLHRLTEKAEALGLPGAVLTFEPHPREFFAPDSAPARLTTLREKLELLGGYGVQLTCVCRFNQRFAALSAEEFVTRVLVQGLRVRHLIIGDDFRFGAGREGDFAFLEAAGRRHGFTVEAMDTVLMEGERASSSGIREALAAGELEQAAKLLGRPYGIDGRVVHGDKIGRQLGFPTANIRVRHNPMPLTGVFAVRVTGAGELPVEGVANMGVRPTLGTPRPLLEVNLFDFQGDLYGAHLSVAFLHKLRDEMKFSGLEALKAQIGRDVQAARAFFGR; from the coding sequence ATGCTTGTCCTGCGAGGTGTGTCCACCCCGGCGCCCGGTCCGACCGTGCTGACCATCGGTAATTTCGATGGGGTGCACCTGGGCCACCGTACCCTATTGCATCGGCTCACCGAAAAGGCGGAGGCCCTGGGCCTGCCTGGGGCCGTGCTGACCTTTGAACCCCATCCCCGGGAATTTTTCGCCCCCGACTCCGCCCCCGCTCGGCTCACCACCCTGCGGGAAAAGCTGGAATTGCTGGGGGGCTACGGGGTCCAGCTGACTTGCGTCTGTCGCTTCAATCAGCGCTTTGCCGCCTTGAGCGCCGAGGAATTCGTGACCCGGGTGCTGGTGCAGGGCCTGCGGGTGCGGCATCTGATTATCGGCGACGATTTCCGCTTCGGCGCTGGCCGGGAAGGGGACTTCGCCTTCCTGGAAGCCGCTGGACGCCGCCACGGTTTTACCGTGGAGGCCATGGATACGGTGCTCATGGAAGGGGAGCGGGCTTCCAGTTCCGGCATCCGGGAGGCCCTGGCCGCTGGCGAGCTGGAACAGGCGGCCAAGCTCCTCGGTCGCCCCTACGGCATTGATGGCCGGGTGGTCCATGGGGACAAGATCGGCCGCCAGCTGGGCTTCCCCACGGCCAATATCCGGGTGCGCCACAATCCCATGCCCCTTACCGGGGTTTTTGCGGTGCGGGTTACCGGGGCGGGGGAACTGCCGGTGGAAGGGGTGGCCAACATGGGGGTGCGGCCCACTTTGGGAACGCCCCGGCCCCTGCTGGAAGTGAATTTGTTCGATTTTCAGGGCGATTTGTACGGCGCCCATTTGTCCGTCGCTTTCCTGCACAAGCTGCGGGATGAAATGAAATTCTCCGGGCTGGAGGCGCTGAAAGCGCAGATCGGCCGGGATGTGCAGGCCGCCCGGGCCTTTTTCGGGCGTTGA
- the ileS gene encoding isoleucine--tRNA ligase, which produces MADYKKTLNFPDTPFPMRGDLPKREPQWVKEWQERKLYQKIRKASAGRPQFILHDGPPYANGSLHLGHALNKVLKDIIVRSKTLSGFDAPYVPGWDCHGLPIEHKVEVTHGKHLPADQVRELCRAYAKEQVGIQKAGFIRLGVLGDWDNPYLTMNFANEAGEIRALAEMVKGGYVFKGLKPVNWCFDCGSALAEAEVEYEDKKSDAIDVAFTVAPASEAALAKAFGLAALPKPSAIVIWTTTPWTIPANQALNVHPEFDYALVDTGDRCLVLAAELVSACLERYGLSGKEIGRAKGADLAGLEFRHPFYDRSAPVYLADYVALDAGTGVVHCAPAYGADDFAVWRANGRGFDEILNPVQGDGVYAASLPFFGGQLIWKANPLIVAKLEEVGALLKHETIKHSYMHCWRHKTPLIYRATAQWFVGMDIPGKEGKTLRQQALEAIDHTDFYPAWGRPRLHAMIAGRPDWCISRQRNWGVPIPFFLHKESGTLHPRTGEFLEQVAQRVEKEGIEAWFKLDPKELLGDEADQYEKVTDTLDVWFDSGTTHWHVLRGSHPMGHDQGPRADLYLEGSDQHRGWFHSSLLTGAAIDGHAPYKALLTHGFTVDEKGRKMSKSLGNTILPEQINDKQGAEILRLWVANTDYSGELALSQEILKRVVEAYRRIRNTLRFLLSNTADFDPAKNQVPLDQWLEIDRYALALTRKLQDQCRADYDTYEFHRVAQALQTFCSEDLGGFYLDILKDRLYTSAPDSLARRSAQSALWHILQAFVRLMAPILAFTAEEIWAVLHNGDPEESVMLHTWHDLPQQAGEAELLDKWLDIRNVRAEVSKALEDLRGAGKIGSSLQAQVEIRAAGERAARLASLGDDLRFVLITSAATVSAVAEGQEAILAEPTPAPKCERCWHQRADVGTNPDHPQLCGRCVANLFGDGESRHHA; this is translated from the coding sequence ATGGCTGACTACAAGAAAACCCTGAATTTCCCCGACACCCCTTTCCCCATGCGGGGGGATTTGCCCAAGCGGGAGCCCCAGTGGGTGAAGGAATGGCAGGAGCGCAAGCTTTACCAGAAGATTCGTAAGGCCAGCGCCGGCCGTCCCCAGTTCATTCTCCACGACGGCCCTCCCTACGCCAACGGCAGCCTGCACCTGGGCCATGCCCTGAACAAGGTGCTCAAGGACATCATTGTCCGTTCCAAGACGCTATCTGGCTTTGACGCCCCCTATGTGCCGGGCTGGGATTGCCACGGCCTGCCCATTGAACACAAGGTGGAAGTGACCCACGGCAAGCATCTGCCCGCCGATCAGGTGCGGGAGCTGTGCCGGGCCTACGCCAAGGAACAGGTGGGAATCCAGAAGGCGGGCTTTATCCGCCTGGGGGTGCTGGGGGATTGGGATAACCCCTACCTGACCATGAATTTCGCCAATGAGGCCGGGGAAATCCGGGCCCTGGCCGAAATGGTCAAGGGGGGCTACGTGTTCAAAGGCCTGAAGCCGGTGAATTGGTGTTTCGACTGCGGTTCCGCCCTGGCGGAAGCGGAGGTGGAATACGAAGACAAGAAGTCGGATGCCATCGACGTGGCCTTTACCGTGGCCCCGGCTTCGGAAGCCGCTCTGGCCAAGGCTTTCGGCCTGGCCGCTCTGCCCAAGCCCAGCGCCATTGTGATCTGGACCACCACCCCGTGGACCATCCCGGCCAACCAGGCCTTGAACGTTCATCCGGAATTCGATTACGCCCTGGTGGATACGGGCGATCGGTGTCTTGTGCTGGCGGCGGAACTGGTGAGCGCCTGCCTGGAACGCTATGGCTTGAGCGGCAAGGAAATTGGCCGGGCCAAGGGCGCGGATCTGGCCGGACTGGAATTCCGCCATCCTTTCTACGATCGCTCCGCCCCCGTCTATCTGGCCGACTACGTGGCCCTGGACGCGGGCACCGGGGTGGTCCACTGCGCCCCTGCCTACGGGGCGGACGACTTTGCCGTATGGCGGGCCAATGGCCGGGGCTTTGACGAAATCCTCAACCCGGTACAGGGCGACGGGGTCTATGCCGCCAGCCTGCCCTTCTTCGGTGGTCAGCTGATCTGGAAGGCCAATCCCCTGATCGTGGCCAAGCTGGAGGAAGTGGGTGCCCTGCTCAAGCACGAGACCATCAAGCACAGCTACATGCACTGCTGGCGCCACAAAACGCCCCTGATCTACCGGGCCACGGCCCAGTGGTTTGTGGGCATGGATATTCCGGGCAAGGAGGGCAAGACCCTGCGCCAGCAGGCCCTGGAGGCTATTGACCACACCGACTTTTACCCGGCCTGGGGCCGTCCCCGGCTCCACGCCATGATTGCCGGGCGCCCGGACTGGTGTATCTCCCGCCAGCGCAACTGGGGCGTGCCCATTCCCTTCTTCCTGCACAAGGAAAGCGGCACCCTCCATCCCCGCACCGGGGAATTCCTGGAACAGGTGGCCCAGCGGGTGGAAAAGGAAGGTATCGAAGCCTGGTTCAAGCTGGACCCCAAGGAATTGCTGGGGGATGAGGCGGACCAGTACGAAAAGGTCACCGATACCCTGGACGTGTGGTTTGATTCCGGCACCACCCACTGGCATGTGCTGCGGGGCTCCCACCCCATGGGCCACGACCAGGGGCCCCGGGCCGATCTGTATCTGGAAGGCTCGGACCAGCACCGGGGCTGGTTCCATTCCTCCCTGCTCACCGGGGCGGCCATTGACGGCCATGCCCCCTACAAGGCCCTGCTCACCCATGGTTTCACCGTGGATGAAAAGGGTCGGAAGATGAGCAAGTCCCTGGGTAACACCATTCTGCCGGAGCAGATCAACGACAAGCAGGGGGCGGAAATTCTCCGCCTCTGGGTGGCCAATACGGACTATTCCGGGGAACTGGCCCTGTCCCAGGAAATCCTCAAGCGGGTGGTGGAAGCCTATCGGCGCATTCGTAACACCCTGCGCTTCCTCCTTTCCAATACGGCGGATTTCGATCCGGCCAAGAATCAGGTGCCCCTGGACCAATGGCTGGAAATCGACCGCTACGCCCTGGCCCTGACACGCAAACTCCAGGATCAGTGCCGGGCGGATTACGACACCTACGAATTCCACCGGGTGGCCCAGGCATTGCAGACCTTCTGTTCCGAAGACCTGGGGGGCTTTTACCTGGATATCCTCAAGGATCGCCTCTACACCTCGGCCCCCGACTCCCTGGCGCGCCGCTCCGCCCAAAGCGCCCTGTGGCACATTCTCCAAGCCTTTGTTCGGCTCATGGCGCCGATTCTGGCCTTTACCGCCGAAGAAATCTGGGCCGTGTTGCATAACGGGGACCCGGAAGAGTCGGTCATGCTCCACACCTGGCACGACCTGCCCCAACAAGCCGGGGAAGCCGAACTGCTGGATAAATGGCTGGATATCCGCAATGTGCGGGCCGAGGTTTCCAAGGCCCTGGAGGACCTGCGGGGGGCGGGCAAGATCGGCTCCTCTCTCCAGGCCCAGGTGGAAATCCGGGCGGCCGGGGAACGGGCGGCCCGTCTGGCGTCCCTGGGGGACGACCTGCGCTTTGTGCTGATTACCTCGGCGGCCACGGTGAGTGCTGTGGCGGAAGGCCAGGAAGCCATTCTGGCGGAACCCACCCCGGCCCCCAAGTGCGAACGCTGCTGGCATCAACGGGCCGATGTGGGCACCAATCCGGACCATCCCCAACTGTGCGGCCGCTGTGTGGCCAATCTGTTCGGTGACGGGGAGTCCCGCCACCATGCCTAA
- a CDS encoding sulfite oxidase-like oxidoreductase, which produces MDQPRIPPGQTLTTGLPVLDLGLRPDLRPENWSLALFGLVEQELRLDWDHFQSLPREARCSDFHCVTHWSRLDAQWEGVAAKTLIALARPLADARFVTLHGADGYTTNLPLEALLDPDVLLADGLDGGPLADAHGGPVRLVVPRRYAWKSAKWLVGLEFHAEDRPGYWEVRGYHNDADPWKEERYAE; this is translated from the coding sequence ATGGACCAGCCCCGTATTCCTCCCGGCCAGACCCTGACCACCGGACTGCCCGTGCTGGACCTGGGGCTGCGCCCGGACCTGAGGCCGGAAAACTGGTCCCTGGCCCTGTTCGGTCTGGTGGAACAGGAGCTGCGCCTGGACTGGGACCACTTCCAGTCCCTGCCCCGGGAGGCCCGGTGCAGCGATTTCCACTGTGTGACCCACTGGAGCCGCCTGGATGCCCAGTGGGAAGGCGTGGCCGCCAAGACCCTGATAGCTCTGGCCCGGCCCCTGGCCGACGCCCGCTTTGTCACCCTCCACGGGGCGGATGGTTACACCACCAATCTGCCCCTGGAAGCCCTGTTGGACCCGGACGTGCTCCTGGCGGATGGCCTGGACGGCGGGCCCCTGGCCGATGCCCATGGCGGACCGGTGCGCCTGGTGGTACCCCGCCGCTATGCCTGGAAGAGTGCCAAATGGCTGGTGGGCCTGGAATTTCACGCCGAGGACCGCCCCGGTTATTGGGAAGTCCGCGGTTACCATAACGATGCAGATCCCTGGAAAGAAGAGAGATACGCGGAATGA